A window from Puniceicoccus vermicola encodes these proteins:
- a CDS encoding PqqD family protein, whose amino-acid sequence MILSRHQKKKQIPPAPEDRAHPLEAVPIRHESVEERISSTGDLHLHAVVPPTTFVERAMAKVTKTGKSIQVALDERGAFFWRQIDGRNDLFAIRRALRNKYNLSASDSEDATVRFTKMLMRRNLIQLKVHPKRNQAS is encoded by the coding sequence ATGATCCTCTCCCGCCACCAGAAGAAGAAACAGATCCCGCCTGCGCCCGAAGACCGGGCCCACCCGCTCGAAGCCGTTCCCATTCGCCACGAGTCCGTCGAGGAGCGCATTTCCTCCACCGGGGATCTTCACCTCCACGCCGTCGTCCCTCCGACCACATTCGTCGAACGGGCAATGGCCAAAGTTACGAAAACCGGAAAATCGATCCAGGTGGCCCTCGACGAAAGGGGCGCCTTTTTCTGGAGACAAATCGATGGGAGGAATGACCTCTTCGCCATCCGTCGAGCGCTTCGCAACAAATATAATCTCAGTGCCTCCGATAGCGAAGATGCGACGGTCCGATTTACCAAGATGCTTATGCGCCGCAACCTGATCCAACTCAAAGTTCATCCCAAACGAAACCAAGCATCATGA
- a CDS encoding FtsX-like permease family protein, giving the protein MSRQPTQIIQSQVKLPFSVALEVVLQGIRIRMGRSVVTMMGVVLGVAFLMSVFCSNMIRKGMSEEREIRSEVQRMISFLEADTGSVEGRVLGVIATGKLTVIEERLLQEIDNREVAEIRYYQAEPGQPIPRLDSLLALQSTQGIGAGASGVLLIGDGPAPSVNWSAAFSEMRRPIVASPRTELLKTVPDTGTAVRLERKLDPEELKRIEREERQAKIRNIWIVSIALLVTIIGITNSLLMSVTERFKEIGTMKCLGALSSFIRRIFFIESALTGLVGSLIGGVLGFLVAAVIYAFTFGFGLVFASIDYSGALFLYLIAVACGILMSILAAIYPASFASRMVPATALRSNI; this is encoded by the coding sequence ATGTCCCGGCAACCTACACAGATCATCCAGTCCCAGGTCAAACTTCCGTTCTCGGTCGCCCTTGAAGTTGTCCTTCAAGGAATCCGTATCCGAATGGGCCGCTCCGTCGTCACTATGATGGGCGTGGTCCTCGGCGTCGCCTTCCTCATGTCCGTCTTCTGCTCGAACATGATTCGCAAGGGGATGTCCGAAGAGCGCGAGATCCGGAGCGAGGTGCAACGAATGATCAGCTTTCTCGAGGCGGACACGGGTTCGGTCGAAGGCAGGGTTCTCGGCGTTATTGCCACCGGCAAATTGACCGTTATTGAGGAGAGATTGCTCCAGGAGATCGACAATCGGGAAGTCGCTGAGATTCGATATTACCAAGCCGAACCGGGTCAACCGATTCCTAGACTGGATTCGCTCTTGGCCCTTCAATCTACCCAAGGAATCGGCGCAGGCGCTTCCGGAGTTCTTCTGATCGGCGACGGACCTGCACCTTCCGTCAACTGGTCCGCTGCTTTCTCCGAAATGCGCAGGCCGATCGTCGCTTCTCCGCGCACCGAACTCTTGAAGACTGTCCCGGACACCGGCACCGCCGTCCGCCTCGAGAGGAAACTCGATCCCGAAGAGCTGAAGCGGATTGAGCGAGAGGAGCGCCAGGCGAAGATCCGCAACATCTGGATCGTCAGTATCGCGCTGCTGGTGACCATTATCGGCATCACAAACTCGCTGTTGATGTCCGTCACCGAACGCTTCAAAGAGATCGGGACCATGAAATGCCTCGGAGCCCTCAGCTCCTTCATCCGCCGTATCTTTTTCATCGAGTCCGCCCTCACCGGATTGGTCGGCAGCCTCATCGGAGGCGTTTTGGGGTTCCTCGTCGCCGCCGTTATTTATGCCTTCACCTTCGGGTTCGGCCTCGTATTCGCCTCAATCGATTACAGCGGTGCCCTTTTTCTCTATCTGATCGCCGTCGCCTGCGGCATCCTGATGTCGATCCTCGCGGCGATCTATCCGGCCTCCTTCGCCTCCCGCATGGTCCCTGCGACCGCCCTGCGCAGCAACATCTGA
- a CDS encoding ABC transporter ATP-binding protein: protein MSDVLISTENVKKLYKLIGEEVWALKGVTLDIYKGEFLSIMGPSGSGKSTYFNQIGALDRPTEGKVIFDGQSVFDLTEPEQAWFRCNKIGYIFQTFNLIGVMSALQNVTLPMVFQGEDKKSAARRGTEILERVGLGHRIHHKPFELSGGQQQRVAIARALANKPAVILADEPTGNLDTRTGEEIIEILKDLNRTQGVTVICSTHDPKMLAASARVCWIEDGRIKKVTSPDEVDLHE from the coding sequence ATGAGCGACGTATTAATAAGCACCGAGAACGTCAAAAAGCTCTACAAGCTTATCGGCGAAGAAGTGTGGGCGCTCAAAGGGGTGACTCTCGACATCTATAAGGGAGAGTTTCTCTCCATCATGGGACCCTCCGGTTCCGGAAAGTCCACCTACTTCAACCAGATCGGCGCCCTGGATCGACCCACCGAGGGTAAGGTCATCTTCGACGGCCAATCGGTATTCGACCTCACCGAGCCTGAGCAAGCTTGGTTTCGCTGTAACAAGATCGGCTATATCTTTCAGACCTTCAATTTGATCGGCGTCATGAGCGCCCTTCAAAACGTCACCCTTCCGATGGTCTTTCAGGGCGAAGACAAAAAATCAGCCGCTCGCCGGGGCACCGAGATCCTCGAGCGTGTCGGTCTCGGCCACCGAATCCACCACAAACCGTTCGAACTCTCCGGCGGCCAACAACAACGCGTCGCCATCGCTCGGGCTTTGGCGAACAAACCTGCCGTCATTCTTGCAGATGAGCCCACCGGGAACCTGGACACTCGCACTGGCGAGGAAATCATCGAGATCCTCAAGGACCTCAACCGCACCCAGGGCGTCACCGTCATCTGCTCCACCCACGACCCCAAGATGCTCGCCGCCTCCGCCCGCGTCTGCTGGATCGAAGACGGAAGAATCAAAAAGGTCACCTCTCCCGACGAGGTCGATCTGCACGAGTGA
- a CDS encoding ABC transporter ATP-binding protein, with the protein MKAELVSNLLSRPDEDSEDVVIRGIDIRKTYTMGKVQTHALRGATLTIHRGEYLSIMGPSGSGKSTLFNMIGGLAKPTSGKVFIDRVDIAQLDANELAWLRCRKIGYIFQSYNLIGTMTCLENVTLPMSFAGMDGDDAQDKAVEILELVGLGQRLLHKPTELSGGQQQRVAIARALANSPEIVLADEPTANLDQKTGEEMIELLTRLQDELGVTIISATHDLKMLKRSNRIMWIKDGQIVKVAHPSEIDFTSAEFH; encoded by the coding sequence ATGAAAGCCGAGCTAGTCAGTAACCTCCTCTCCCGACCGGATGAAGATTCCGAGGATGTGGTCATCCGTGGAATCGACATTCGGAAAACCTACACAATGGGTAAAGTGCAAACCCACGCCCTTCGCGGAGCCACCCTAACGATCCATCGCGGCGAATACCTTTCGATCATGGGACCTTCGGGATCCGGCAAGTCTACGCTCTTCAACATGATCGGCGGTCTTGCCAAGCCCACCTCCGGCAAGGTCTTCATTGATCGGGTCGATATCGCCCAACTCGACGCCAATGAACTGGCCTGGCTACGGTGCCGGAAAATCGGCTACATCTTCCAGTCCTACAATCTGATTGGCACCATGACCTGCCTTGAAAACGTGACTCTCCCAATGTCTTTCGCGGGGATGGACGGGGACGACGCTCAAGACAAAGCTGTCGAGATCCTCGAACTTGTCGGGCTCGGACAACGCCTGTTGCACAAGCCTACCGAACTCTCCGGCGGGCAGCAACAACGGGTAGCCATTGCCCGGGCGCTCGCCAATAGCCCCGAGATCGTGCTCGCCGACGAACCCACCGCCAACCTCGATCAGAAAACCGGTGAGGAAATGATCGAGCTCCTCACCCGATTGCAGGACGAATTAGGGGTGACGATCATCTCGGCCACTCACGACCTCAAGATGCTCAAACGATCCAACCGTATTATGTGGATCAAGGATGGCCAGATCGTCAAGGTCGCCCACCCGTCCGAGATCGATTTCACCAGTGCCGAATTCCACTAA
- a CDS encoding peptide transporter, whose amino-acid sequence MRKIDKELDQYRNLLDSPTEFRDGFGWSTVVGIFFCGLVMMPGSIYLGLMTGGDMTSAATWVTVILFSQVARRAMKPLSKQNLVTLLYATRFMMTGYLLMPGGPIGPLIFRAFLVNSDAVREQGMGNAFPSWWVPSPDSPALIERNLLHSDWMIPIGLVAFIMIISVVKKYTIGYFFYRLTSDIEKLPFPLAPIQAQGAMAMAEEDSGKKKKSFLKRFGKAKSAITGDDNESEDSDENSGKTFSKWRLFSLGAILGIAFGVILVGVPAITGLILEEPVFLIPQPFVDLTNVTEGFLPAAPIGATLDLGILLIGFVIPFWAVIGTAIAIFVTFLINPLLYHFGVLTTWQPGMDTVNTQFSNHVDFWLSFSIGTALGIAVVSIYSVIRAFVTTARERKKQKDGAPEDLWATPEGRGDYPLWMAAVGYVLAATAMIYVAHLLIPQLPLIFLILFSFVYVPLMSYVNARLSGISGQDVEIPFIREGSFILSGAKGIDIWLAPVPTENYGGIAQALRVNELTGVSMWSLVKAEAVAIPVLFGCSILFWAFIWKTNEVPSSFFPTAEIRWELLSKEHTLLYSSTFVPEGQNPEDVDIRDSQFMKAIKPEIIGGSAIGTVVVFALLSVFGLPVLLIYGFIRGIGQLPHYLVLELVGAIIGRYYFQKKFGANNFLRMAPTIVAGYFTGVGLIGMGAIAMNLIKQAVTGAPF is encoded by the coding sequence ATGCGTAAAATCGACAAAGAACTGGACCAGTATCGCAACCTACTCGACTCACCCACCGAGTTTCGGGACGGCTTCGGTTGGTCCACCGTTGTAGGGATCTTCTTCTGCGGTCTCGTCATGATGCCGGGCTCGATCTATCTGGGCCTCATGACCGGAGGGGACATGACCTCGGCCGCAACCTGGGTCACCGTCATCCTCTTCAGTCAGGTGGCCCGGCGGGCGATGAAACCTTTATCCAAGCAGAATCTCGTCACTCTGCTCTACGCTACCCGTTTCATGATGACCGGGTACCTCCTCATGCCGGGGGGGCCGATCGGTCCACTTATCTTTCGCGCCTTTCTCGTCAACAGCGACGCCGTTCGCGAGCAAGGCATGGGCAACGCTTTCCCTAGCTGGTGGGTTCCCTCTCCGGACAGTCCGGCTCTCATCGAACGGAACCTCCTGCACAGCGACTGGATGATCCCGATCGGTTTGGTCGCCTTCATCATGATCATCTCGGTGGTCAAGAAATACACGATCGGCTATTTCTTCTATCGCCTGACCTCCGACATCGAAAAACTCCCCTTCCCGCTCGCGCCCATTCAGGCTCAAGGGGCCATGGCCATGGCCGAAGAAGATAGCGGCAAAAAGAAAAAGTCCTTTCTCAAACGGTTCGGAAAAGCGAAATCCGCGATTACCGGGGACGACAACGAAAGCGAAGATTCCGACGAGAACTCGGGCAAAACTTTCTCAAAGTGGAGACTGTTTTCTCTGGGAGCCATCCTCGGTATCGCCTTTGGCGTGATCCTGGTTGGCGTTCCCGCCATCACCGGCCTGATCCTCGAAGAACCCGTTTTCCTCATTCCCCAGCCGTTTGTCGATCTCACCAACGTGACGGAAGGGTTTCTTCCCGCCGCGCCCATCGGGGCTACTCTTGATCTGGGCATCCTGCTTATCGGATTCGTCATCCCGTTCTGGGCCGTTATCGGAACGGCGATTGCGATCTTCGTCACCTTTCTGATCAATCCGCTTCTCTACCACTTCGGAGTTTTGACGACCTGGCAGCCGGGAATGGATACGGTCAACACCCAGTTCTCCAATCATGTGGATTTCTGGTTGAGTTTCAGCATCGGCACCGCTCTCGGCATCGCCGTGGTTTCCATCTACTCCGTCATCCGGGCTTTCGTGACGACCGCCCGCGAGCGCAAGAAGCAGAAAGACGGTGCTCCCGAAGATCTTTGGGCCACCCCGGAAGGACGTGGCGACTACCCTCTCTGGATGGCGGCCGTCGGCTATGTCCTGGCCGCTACCGCCATGATCTACGTGGCCCACCTGCTGATTCCCCAGCTGCCCCTGATCTTCCTCATCCTTTTCAGTTTCGTCTACGTACCTCTTATGTCGTACGTCAACGCCCGCCTCTCCGGGATCTCCGGTCAGGATGTGGAGATTCCCTTCATCCGCGAGGGGTCCTTCATCCTCTCGGGAGCCAAAGGGATCGACATCTGGCTTGCGCCGGTCCCCACCGAAAACTACGGAGGGATCGCCCAGGCACTCCGGGTCAACGAACTCACCGGAGTCAGCATGTGGTCCCTGGTCAAGGCCGAAGCCGTAGCCATTCCCGTTCTCTTCGGATGTTCCATTCTCTTCTGGGCGTTTATCTGGAAAACCAATGAGGTCCCGTCGTCCTTCTTTCCGACCGCAGAGATTCGCTGGGAACTCCTCAGTAAGGAACACACCCTACTCTATTCCTCGACTTTCGTACCGGAGGGGCAGAATCCCGAGGATGTCGATATTCGCGACAGCCAGTTCATGAAGGCGATCAAACCGGAGATCATCGGGGGAAGCGCGATCGGCACCGTGGTGGTCTTCGCCCTCCTGTCGGTCTTCGGCCTTCCGGTTCTTCTCATCTATGGCTTCATTCGAGGGATCGGCCAGCTCCCGCACTATCTCGTGCTCGAACTTGTCGGGGCAATCATAGGACGCTACTACTTTCAGAAGAAATTCGGAGCCAACAATTTCCTCCGAATGGCTCCCACCATCGTAGCTGGTTACTTCACCGGTGTCGGCCTCATCGGTATGGGAGCCATCGCCATGAACCTTATCAAACAGGCGGTCACCGGAGCGCCCTTCTAA